The proteins below come from a single Corynebacterium glyciniphilum AJ 3170 genomic window:
- the ykgO gene encoding type B 50S ribosomal protein L36, with protein MKVRKSLRSLKNKPGAQVVRRHGKVFVINKKDPRFKARQG; from the coding sequence ATGAAGGTCCGTAAGTCCCTTCGGTCGCTGAAGAACAAGCCGGGCGCCCAGGTTGTCCGCCGCCACGGCAAGGTCTTCGTGATCAACAAGAAGGATCCGCGTTTCAAGGCTCGCCAGGGCTAG
- the nrdF gene encoding class 1b ribonucleoside-diphosphate reductase subunit beta, producing MTTSRQPHSPIHHAQGGPVTAINWNTIPDDKDLEVWDRLTGNFWLPEKVPLSNDIQSWGTLTETEKQATMRVFTGLTMLDTIQGTVGATSLIPDSITPHEEAVYTNIAFMESVHAKSYSSIFMTLASTPEINDAFRWSEENKNLQDKADIILNFYRGEDPLKKKIASTLLESFLFYSGFYLPMYWSSHAKLTNTADLIRLIIRDEAVHGYYIGYKYQRGLEKVSAERQQELKEHTFELVFELYDNECQYTEDIYDDLGWTEDVKRFLRYNANKALNNLGYEGLFPDDETNVSPSILSSLNPGGDENHDFFSGSGSSYVIGKAENTNDDDWAF from the coding sequence ATGACAACGTCCCGGCAGCCGCACTCGCCCATTCATCACGCTCAGGGCGGGCCAGTCACCGCAATCAACTGGAACACCATCCCCGATGATAAGGATCTCGAGGTGTGGGACCGGTTGACCGGTAACTTCTGGCTTCCGGAGAAGGTCCCGCTCTCCAATGACATCCAGAGCTGGGGAACGCTGACCGAGACCGAGAAGCAGGCGACGATGCGTGTCTTCACCGGTCTGACGATGCTGGACACCATCCAGGGCACGGTGGGTGCGACAAGCCTGATCCCCGATTCGATCACCCCGCACGAGGAGGCGGTCTACACCAACATCGCCTTCATGGAGTCCGTGCACGCCAAGTCGTATTCATCGATCTTCATGACGCTGGCGTCGACTCCAGAAATCAACGACGCTTTCCGGTGGTCCGAGGAGAACAAGAACCTCCAGGACAAGGCCGACATCATTCTCAACTTCTACCGGGGTGAGGACCCGCTGAAGAAGAAGATCGCCTCCACCCTGCTGGAGTCCTTCCTCTTCTACTCGGGGTTCTACCTTCCGATGTACTGGTCGTCGCATGCCAAGCTCACCAATACCGCTGACCTGATCCGACTCATCATCCGCGATGAAGCGGTGCACGGCTACTACATCGGCTACAAGTACCAGCGGGGCCTGGAGAAGGTGTCCGCCGAGCGGCAGCAGGAGCTCAAGGAGCACACGTTCGAGCTCGTATTCGAGCTCTATGACAACGAGTGCCAGTACACCGAAGACATCTACGACGATCTCGGATGGACCGAGGACGTCAAGCGGTTCCTCCGGTACAACGCCAACAAGGCGTTGAACAATCTCGGGTATGAGGGTCTGTTCCCGGATGATGAGACCAATGTCTCGCCCTCCATCCTGTCGTCGCTGAACCCTGGTGGTGACGAAAACCACGATTTCTTCTCCGGGTCCGGGTCGAGCTACGTGATCGGCAAGGCGGAGAACACCAACGACGACGACTGGGCTTTCTAG
- the nrdI gene encoding class Ib ribonucleoside-diphosphate reductase assembly flavoprotein NrdI, giving the protein MLIVYFSSTTRNTDRFVRKLGLPAARIPLRRTEPALTVDEPFVLICPTYGGGASITGDNSRPVPKQVIRFLNDPSNRAHLRGVIASGNLNFGEDFCRAGEVIAEKCGVPYLYRFELMGTPTDVARVCEGLSDFEDALRQDGRWEAVA; this is encoded by the coding sequence ATGCTCATCGTCTATTTTTCCTCCACCACCCGGAACACCGATCGTTTCGTCCGTAAGCTGGGCTTGCCCGCAGCCAGGATCCCGCTGCGGCGTACAGAACCCGCCCTGACCGTGGACGAGCCTTTCGTCCTGATCTGCCCGACATACGGTGGGGGAGCATCTATCACCGGCGACAACTCCCGGCCTGTTCCCAAGCAGGTCATCCGCTTTCTCAATGATCCGTCGAACCGTGCCCATCTCCGGGGAGTCATCGCATCGGGCAACCTGAACTTCGGTGAGGACTTCTGCAGGGCAGGTGAGGTCATCGCCGAGAAGTGTGGTGTCCCTTATCTCTACCGGTTCGAACTGATGGGGACGCCGACGGATGTCGCCCGGGTCTGCGAAGGATTGTCCGACTTCGAGGATGCGCTCCGGCAGGACGGCCGCTGGGAGGCCGTGGCATGA
- a CDS encoding ferritin encodes MSINEKFQEAVNKQVVAEHQAALIYTQLSYEMDRLSFLGMRDWFRAQAAEEREHAAKFAEHLLDREARIDLTDIELPSLKVATPLDAFEAALAHEQKVSEMIRNLARTADETGDIDSRQLINFFLAEQIEEESSVNDIIDWIKTVGNDGSGLLRIDAKLGGRDGE; translated from the coding sequence ATGAGCATCAACGAGAAGTTCCAGGAAGCCGTCAACAAGCAGGTCGTCGCCGAGCACCAGGCCGCCCTCATCTACACCCAACTGTCCTACGAGATGGACCGTCTCTCCTTCCTCGGCATGCGCGACTGGTTCCGCGCCCAGGCAGCCGAAGAGCGTGAGCATGCCGCCAAGTTCGCCGAGCACCTCCTCGACCGCGAGGCTCGCATCGACCTCACCGACATCGAGCTGCCGTCCCTGAAGGTCGCCACTCCGCTGGATGCCTTCGAGGCTGCGCTGGCCCACGAGCAGAAGGTCTCCGAGATGATCCGTAACCTCGCCCGCACCGCGGACGAGACCGGTGACATCGACTCCCGCCAGCTGATCAATTTCTTCCTGGCTGAGCAGATCGAGGAAGAGTCCTCCGTCAACGACATCATCGACTGGATCAAGACCGTCGGCAACGACGGCTCCGGGCTGCTGCGCATCGATGCCAAGCTCGGCGGTCGCGACGGAGAATAG
- the nrdH gene encoding glutaredoxin-like protein NrdH has product MITVYTKPACVQCTATKRALDKAGLDYEMVDISLDDEARDYVMALGHLQAPVVVTEDAHWSGFRPDRIKALDAAAA; this is encoded by the coding sequence ATGATCACCGTCTACACCAAGCCCGCCTGCGTCCAGTGCACCGCTACCAAGAGGGCTCTCGACAAGGCCGGGCTTGACTACGAGATGGTCGACATCAGCCTCGACGACGAAGCCCGTGACTACGTCATGGCACTCGGCCACCTGCAGGCCCCGGTCGTCGTCACTGAGGATGCCCACTGGTCGGGCTTCCGTCCTGACCGCATCAAGGCACTGGACGCAGCAGCGGCCTGA
- the nrdE gene encoding class 1b ribonucleoside-diphosphate reductase subunit alpha — protein sequence MTTDLGKTVAEPVQQADQLDYHQLNALLNLYDADGQIQFDKDREAANQYFLQHVNQNTVYFHDLEEKIGYLVDNKYYDPEVLGKYEFADIKALFKRAYSHKFRFKTFLGAFKYYTSYTLKTFDGRRYLERYEDRVCMVALGLADGDIELAGHLVDEIIGGRFQPATPTFLNIGKAQRGEPVSCFLLRIEDNMESIGRSINSALQLSKRGGGVALLLSNLRETGAPIKHIENQSSGVIPVMKLLEDSFSYANQLGARQGAGAVYLNAHHPDIMKFLDTKRENADEKIRIKTLSLGVVIPDITFELAKRNDDMYLFSPYDVERIYGRPFADISVTEHYEEMVEDPRIRKKKINARQFFQTLAEIQFESGYPYIMFEDTVNKANPIEGRITHSNLCSEILQVSTPSEFNDDLTYSHVGEDISCNLGSLNIAAAVDSEDFSRTIATAIRGLTAVSNQTAIDSVPSIREGNDGSHAIGLGQMNLHGFLGREHIHYGSDEGLDFTNVYFAAVMYECLKASNAIARERGTKFRNFENSDYASGAFFDAYDPAAFQPRTEKVAAIIEGSSIHVPTSEDWAELKAAVMADGLYNRNLQAVPPTGSISYINNSTSSIHPIASKIEIRKEGKIGRVYYPAPHMDNDNLEYFEDAYEIGYEKIIDTYAVATKYVDQGLSLTLFFKDSVTTRDINKAQIYAWRKGIKTLYYIRLRQTAMAGTEVEGCVSCML from the coding sequence ATGACCACCGATCTCGGGAAGACCGTCGCAGAGCCGGTCCAGCAGGCCGATCAGCTGGACTATCACCAGCTCAACGCACTGCTCAATCTGTACGATGCCGACGGTCAGATCCAGTTCGACAAGGACCGTGAAGCTGCCAACCAGTACTTCCTGCAGCACGTCAACCAGAACACCGTCTACTTCCACGACCTGGAAGAGAAGATCGGCTACCTGGTCGACAACAAGTACTACGACCCGGAGGTGCTCGGCAAGTACGAGTTCGCCGACATTAAGGCGCTGTTCAAGCGCGCATACTCTCACAAGTTCCGCTTCAAGACCTTCCTCGGCGCTTTCAAGTACTACACGTCCTACACGCTGAAGACCTTCGACGGACGTCGGTACCTTGAGCGCTACGAGGACCGGGTGTGCATGGTCGCACTGGGCCTGGCAGACGGCGACATCGAGCTGGCCGGTCATCTCGTTGACGAGATCATCGGCGGCCGGTTCCAGCCGGCGACGCCGACCTTCCTGAACATCGGCAAGGCGCAACGAGGCGAGCCGGTGTCGTGCTTCCTGTTGCGCATCGAGGACAACATGGAGTCCATTGGTCGTTCCATCAATTCCGCGCTGCAGTTGTCCAAGCGTGGCGGCGGTGTGGCGCTGCTGCTGAGCAACCTGCGTGAGACCGGGGCACCGATTAAGCACATCGAGAACCAGTCGTCCGGTGTGATCCCCGTGATGAAGCTGCTCGAAGACTCCTTCTCGTACGCCAACCAACTCGGTGCGCGTCAAGGGGCAGGTGCGGTGTACCTGAACGCCCACCACCCGGACATCATGAAGTTCCTTGACACCAAGCGTGAGAACGCCGACGAGAAGATCCGGATCAAGACGCTGTCGTTGGGTGTCGTCATCCCGGACATCACCTTCGAGCTCGCCAAGCGTAATGACGACATGTACCTGTTCTCCCCGTACGACGTGGAACGCATCTACGGGCGCCCCTTCGCTGATATCTCCGTGACTGAGCACTACGAGGAGATGGTCGAGGATCCGCGGATCCGCAAGAAGAAGATCAACGCCCGCCAGTTCTTCCAGACCCTCGCCGAGATCCAGTTCGAGTCCGGTTACCCGTACATCATGTTCGAGGACACCGTGAACAAGGCGAACCCGATCGAGGGGCGCATCACGCACTCCAACCTGTGTTCGGAGATTCTCCAGGTCTCCACCCCCAGCGAGTTCAACGATGATCTGACCTACTCCCACGTTGGCGAGGACATCTCCTGCAACCTGGGGTCGTTGAACATTGCCGCTGCGGTGGATTCCGAGGACTTCTCCCGGACTATCGCGACTGCCATCCGTGGTCTCACCGCGGTCTCCAACCAGACCGCCATCGATTCGGTGCCGTCGATCCGGGAGGGCAATGACGGTTCCCATGCCATCGGGCTGGGACAGATGAACCTGCACGGATTCCTCGGGCGCGAGCACATCCACTACGGGTCAGACGAAGGACTGGACTTCACCAACGTCTACTTCGCCGCGGTGATGTACGAGTGCCTCAAGGCGTCCAATGCCATCGCCCGTGAGCGTGGGACGAAGTTCCGAAACTTCGAGAACTCCGACTACGCCTCCGGCGCGTTCTTCGACGCGTACGACCCGGCGGCCTTCCAGCCTCGCACCGAGAAGGTCGCGGCCATCATCGAGGGATCCTCGATCCACGTCCCCACCAGCGAGGACTGGGCTGAACTGAAGGCAGCGGTGATGGCAGACGGACTGTACAACCGGAACCTGCAGGCTGTGCCGCCGACGGGATCGATCTCCTACATCAACAACTCCACGTCGTCGATCCACCCGATCGCGTCGAAGATCGAGATCCGCAAGGAGGGCAAGATCGGCCGGGTCTACTACCCGGCGCCCCACATGGACAACGACAACCTCGAGTACTTCGAGGACGCCTACGAGATCGGCTACGAGAAGATCATCGACACCTACGCTGTGGCCACGAAGTACGTGGACCAGGGGCTGTCGTTGACGTTGTTCTTCAAGGACTCGGTGACGACGCGTGACATTAATAAGGCCCAGATCTACGCCTGGCGCAAGGGCATCAAGACCCTGTACTACATTCGACTGCGCCAGACTGCCATGGCAGGCACCGAGGTCGAAGGCTGCGTGAGCTGCATGCTCTAG
- a CDS encoding vitamin K epoxide reductase family protein codes for MSAAVETRPETRAPGLWGASKLYAAGLVLFGVVGLFMSGLILYDKIKLLQDAGFTPACTLNDVVSCTDVMNSSQASAFGIPNPFIGLAGFAVVLTIGMALLAGAKFRAWFWYGFLVGLIFAVGFVHWLAYEAVYEIEALCPYCMVVWAVVLPLFVSTVVRIARSRSLDRGDAPSSGLTAVGMPTAVVLVWYLGFTALILQQFVF; via the coding sequence GTGAGTGCAGCAGTAGAGACGCGTCCCGAGACGCGCGCCCCAGGGCTCTGGGGTGCGTCGAAGCTTTATGCTGCGGGACTGGTCCTGTTCGGAGTTGTCGGACTGTTCATGTCCGGCCTGATTCTCTACGACAAGATCAAGCTCCTCCAGGACGCCGGGTTCACCCCGGCCTGCACCCTGAATGATGTCGTCTCCTGTACCGACGTCATGAACTCCAGTCAGGCGTCCGCATTCGGGATCCCCAATCCCTTCATCGGGCTCGCCGGCTTCGCTGTTGTGCTGACCATCGGTATGGCGCTGTTGGCTGGGGCGAAGTTTCGTGCGTGGTTCTGGTACGGCTTCCTTGTCGGGTTGATCTTCGCCGTTGGTTTCGTGCACTGGCTCGCCTATGAGGCCGTCTACGAGATCGAGGCGCTGTGTCCGTACTGCATGGTGGTGTGGGCAGTGGTGCTTCCGCTGTTCGTGTCGACGGTCGTGCGCATCGCGCGTTCCCGGAGTCTGGACCGCGGCGACGCACCGTCGTCTGGGCTGACGGCGGTTGGAATGCCGACGGCGGTTGTGCTCGTCTGGTACCTCGGCTTCACGGCGCTTATTCTGCAGCAGTTCGTGTTCTGA
- a CDS encoding lipoprotein LpqH has translation MNIRTTRRRTAAAALGIAVVGALAACSDDNGGDNASDTTAPETVTETVTADQGTPSDTTSDNATGTETQTSENNAAGGDGGSVATLVFDGTDLASQFTNVQCREDGSDEFEIDLWNDDRTDHVEVDLDVRDQPRVDGLGVDREGKEWESTDAQERDATVEIDGDTYRVNGQLEVDDDHPDAGDVADLELEVSCV, from the coding sequence GTGAACATCCGTACTACCCGCCGACGTACCGCCGCCGCTGCACTGGGAATCGCCGTTGTCGGTGCGCTCGCCGCCTGCAGTGACGATAACGGTGGCGACAATGCCTCGGACACGACTGCTCCGGAGACTGTTACCGAGACGGTTACCGCCGATCAGGGGACCCCATCGGACACCACATCAGATAATGCGACGGGCACCGAGACGCAGACCTCGGAGAACAATGCCGCGGGCGGCGACGGTGGCAGTGTCGCTACGCTGGTCTTCGACGGAACCGACCTCGCATCGCAGTTCACCAACGTGCAGTGCAGGGAGGACGGTTCGGACGAGTTCGAGATCGACCTGTGGAACGACGACAGGACGGACCATGTCGAGGTGGACCTCGACGTCCGGGACCAACCGCGCGTCGACGGGCTCGGTGTCGACCGTGAAGGCAAGGAGTGGGAGTCCACCGACGCCCAGGAGCGCGACGCCACCGTCGAGATCGACGGCGACACCTACCGCGTGAACGGCCAGCTGGAGGTTGATGACGATCATCCGGATGCCGGTGACGTGGCAGACCTCGAGCTTGAAGTCAGCTGCGTCTGA
- a CDS encoding alanine/glycine:cation symporter family protein, with protein sequence MVLAASFEDGLGAVRDFVWGPWLLIPLLLVTGLVLTFRLRGIQFRKLGKALRLGFIDRSDDGGEGDISQFQSLTTALAATVGVGNIVGVATAIAIGGPGALFWMWVTGLVGMASKYSEAFLAVRFRVTDGKGNMSGGPQRYLERGIKGPLGKFLAWFFAIAAVVASFGIGNMTQGNAVAAGLEDTFGVEPIVSGIVMFVLLGAVLLGGITAIGRVTSGFVPMMIILFLGSGVIVLIGHIQEIPGALGLVFTDAFSGTAAAGGFVGAGILLALQTGVARGIFSNESGMGSAAIAAAAAKTTHPTRQGLVSMTQTFIDTIILVTLNGLILISTGVWQDGEANAANMTAKAFGTVLGDWGPWIVTLSLVFFAFSTIVGWSYYGERNAQRIFGDHATVPYRVIFTCVVVVGATMELSVAWTFSDLANGLMAMPNLIGMLILSGLVARETKAYLDFDPALKASATDVEKFLIEQKSPWR encoded by the coding sequence ATGGTGCTCGCCGCCAGCTTCGAGGACGGACTCGGCGCAGTACGCGACTTCGTCTGGGGCCCCTGGCTTCTCATCCCGCTCCTTCTCGTCACCGGTCTGGTGCTGACGTTCCGTCTCCGAGGAATCCAGTTCCGCAAGCTGGGGAAGGCTCTGAGGCTGGGTTTCATTGACCGTAGCGACGACGGCGGAGAAGGCGACATCTCGCAGTTCCAGTCTCTGACCACCGCACTGGCCGCCACCGTCGGCGTGGGAAATATCGTTGGTGTGGCCACCGCGATTGCCATCGGCGGCCCCGGCGCCTTGTTCTGGATGTGGGTCACCGGTCTCGTCGGCATGGCTTCAAAATACTCCGAGGCGTTCCTTGCCGTCCGTTTCCGGGTGACGGACGGGAAAGGCAATATGTCAGGCGGCCCGCAACGCTACCTCGAGCGGGGAATCAAGGGGCCGCTGGGGAAGTTCCTGGCCTGGTTCTTCGCCATCGCCGCGGTGGTCGCCTCGTTCGGTATCGGAAACATGACCCAGGGTAACGCCGTCGCCGCCGGGCTGGAGGACACCTTCGGTGTCGAGCCGATCGTCTCCGGCATCGTCATGTTCGTTCTGCTGGGCGCAGTCCTGCTGGGCGGCATCACCGCTATCGGTCGTGTCACGTCAGGCTTCGTCCCCATGATGATCATCCTCTTCCTCGGCAGCGGTGTGATCGTCCTGATCGGGCACATCCAGGAAATTCCGGGCGCACTCGGACTTGTCTTCACTGATGCTTTCAGCGGTACTGCCGCCGCCGGCGGCTTCGTGGGCGCCGGCATCCTGCTCGCCCTGCAGACCGGCGTCGCCCGCGGCATCTTCTCCAATGAGTCGGGAATGGGCTCAGCGGCTATCGCCGCCGCCGCGGCGAAGACCACCCACCCGACGCGCCAGGGTCTGGTGTCGATGACCCAGACGTTCATCGACACCATCATCCTCGTCACCCTCAACGGTCTGATTCTGATCAGTACGGGTGTGTGGCAGGACGGCGAAGCGAATGCTGCAAACATGACCGCGAAGGCTTTCGGCACAGTCCTGGGTGACTGGGGCCCCTGGATCGTGACACTGTCTCTGGTCTTCTTCGCATTCTCAACCATCGTCGGCTGGTCCTACTACGGCGAACGCAACGCACAACGCATCTTCGGGGACCACGCCACGGTCCCCTACCGCGTGATCTTCACCTGCGTCGTGGTCGTCGGTGCCACGATGGAACTGAGCGTTGCATGGACGTTCTCGGACCTCGCCAACGGACTGATGGCCATGCCGAACCTCATCGGCATGCTCATCCTCTCCGGACTGGTGGCCCGGGAAACCAAGGCGTACCTGGATTTCGATCCGGCACTCAAGGCCTCGGCGACCGACGTCGAGAAGTTCCTCATCGAGCAGAAATCCCCGTGGCGCTGA
- a CDS encoding MFS transporter, with amino-acid sequence MASRSARRSGRMAFRSILADTTPLQSPHFRRLWTANIVTVIGAQLNVIVVPAQIYSITGSSGYVGLAGAFGLVPLIIFGLYGGALADMMDRRRLLMITTIGLIVTAVAFWAQAAAGVDNVWLLLSIFALQQAFFAVNQPTRTAITARIVPEGSIAAAVSLNMTVQQAGAIVGPILGGLLIPVTGFALLYLLDAFCLAATLWAVAKLPALPPDLGDSSDAAGATASRRRTPGFRSIAEGFIYLAAMPILLMSFVIDLIAMVFGMPRALIPQISTVDFGEAGDGGLFYALLFAAVPLGAVLGGVFSGAVTRLRHQGAGIVVSVLCWGVAIIVMGLAVNLADGRAGLWAWVAVVAFVIGGVADMFSSVQRSAMLQEAADDRMRGRLQGVFLIVVAGGPRLADMLHGWAGSVFTAGTATLVGGVLVVVGTIVAVAVVPSFLKYIPARFVEK; translated from the coding sequence ATGGCTTCGCGCTCTGCACGCCGTTCGGGCAGGATGGCCTTCCGGTCGATTCTGGCCGACACCACGCCACTGCAGTCACCGCATTTCCGCCGGTTATGGACTGCCAATATCGTTACGGTGATCGGCGCCCAGCTCAATGTCATCGTCGTTCCCGCGCAGATCTATTCGATCACCGGCAGTTCGGGCTATGTGGGACTGGCCGGCGCTTTCGGCCTGGTTCCACTGATCATCTTCGGCCTCTACGGTGGCGCGTTGGCGGACATGATGGACCGGCGTCGTCTGCTGATGATCACGACGATCGGTCTGATTGTCACCGCCGTTGCGTTCTGGGCGCAGGCGGCCGCCGGTGTCGACAATGTCTGGCTGCTGTTGAGCATCTTCGCTCTCCAGCAGGCGTTCTTCGCCGTCAACCAGCCGACGCGAACTGCGATCACCGCACGTATCGTCCCGGAGGGGTCCATCGCTGCGGCGGTGTCCCTGAACATGACGGTCCAGCAGGCCGGTGCCATCGTCGGTCCGATCCTCGGCGGTCTGCTGATCCCGGTGACCGGTTTCGCCTTGCTCTACCTGCTCGACGCTTTCTGTCTGGCGGCGACGTTGTGGGCTGTGGCGAAACTCCCGGCGCTGCCTCCGGACCTCGGGGACTCGTCGGATGCGGCAGGCGCGACGGCTTCTCGTCGACGCACTCCCGGGTTCCGCAGCATCGCCGAGGGCTTCATCTACTTGGCTGCCATGCCGATCCTGTTGATGAGCTTCGTCATCGATCTCATCGCCATGGTGTTCGGCATGCCGCGGGCATTGATTCCCCAGATCTCCACCGTGGACTTCGGTGAGGCCGGTGACGGAGGGCTCTTCTATGCGCTGCTCTTCGCGGCTGTACCCCTGGGTGCCGTGCTTGGCGGGGTCTTCTCCGGAGCCGTGACACGGTTGCGTCATCAGGGAGCAGGCATCGTGGTGTCCGTGCTCTGCTGGGGTGTCGCGATCATCGTCATGGGCCTCGCTGTCAATCTCGCCGACGGACGCGCCGGACTGTGGGCCTGGGTCGCCGTCGTGGCCTTTGTCATCGGCGGCGTCGCCGACATGTTCTCCTCGGTGCAACGCTCGGCGATGCTCCAGGAGGCGGCGGACGATCGCATGCGGGGGCGTCTGCAGGGAGTGTTCCTGATCGTGGTCGCCGGTGGCCCGCGGTTGGCCGACATGCTGCACGGTTGGGCGGGCTCGGTCTTCACGGCGGGCACGGCGACACTCGTCGGCGGCGTCCTCGTCGTCGTCGGTACCATCGTCGCTGTAGCGGTGGTCCCGTCCTTCCTGAAGTACATTCCTGCTCGGTTCGTCGAGAAGTAG
- a CDS encoding DsbA family protein yields the protein MSQKIKAPNDKNRNFLWGIVALVVICVVFIGFMVFNGRKSTDVELSAADVSFSVAVEDGVVQLRSDDVADDAPTADVYEDYSCTHCADLVEADSESMEGALDAGEINVNLHTVNFLDSNGNESSSRTGAVAMAIAETGDAGAFWAFHEKAFGDQAEVARDWRFDELADAAEQLGVDSDVVDSIRDESVMDQYKPNLQANGDRLRELMGDQAGTPALYIDGEYLTVERDPEDPSKLKDWVPDVIGGEAGDAPQESAAETESSDSE from the coding sequence GTGAGTCAGAAGATCAAGGCGCCGAACGACAAGAACCGGAATTTTCTCTGGGGGATCGTGGCTCTCGTCGTCATCTGCGTGGTGTTCATCGGTTTCATGGTCTTCAACGGCCGGAAGAGTACCGATGTCGAACTCAGCGCTGCGGACGTGTCCTTCTCGGTCGCAGTGGAGGACGGTGTGGTTCAGCTTCGTTCCGATGACGTCGCCGATGATGCTCCCACGGCTGACGTCTACGAGGACTACAGCTGCACCCACTGTGCAGATCTCGTTGAGGCTGACAGTGAGTCCATGGAGGGTGCTCTGGACGCGGGTGAGATCAACGTTAACCTGCACACCGTCAACTTCCTCGACAGCAACGGCAATGAGTCCTCGTCCCGCACCGGCGCGGTGGCAATGGCCATCGCCGAGACCGGCGACGCCGGGGCGTTCTGGGCGTTCCATGAGAAGGCGTTCGGTGATCAGGCTGAGGTCGCGCGAGACTGGCGCTTCGACGAGCTTGCAGATGCGGCTGAGCAGCTTGGCGTGGACAGTGATGTCGTCGACTCGATCCGTGATGAGTCGGTGATGGACCAGTACAAGCCGAATCTCCAAGCTAACGGCGATCGACTGCGCGAACTCATGGGGGACCAGGCAGGAACGCCGGCGTTGTACATCGACGGGGAGTACCTCACTGTTGAACGCGACCCGGAGGACCCGTCGAAGCTGAAGGACTGGGTGCCCGATGTGATCGGCGGCGAGGCTGGCGACGCACCACAGGAGTCTGCGGCAGAGACCGAGTCATCTGACTCCGAGTAG